In Solimonas sp. K1W22B-7, the DNA window ACGCCGCGGAAAAGCCGCTGTACGTCATCACCGCCAAGAACGTCGACCAGTACAAGGACCTGCTGACCGAGGGTCACCGCCAGCTGTTCAAGACCTTCCCGGCCACCTACAAGATCCCGGTCTACCCGACGCACCGCAGCGCCAGCTACCCGCCCTGGTTCTACGAGGCCACCAAGAAGAACGCCACCACGGTGGAGCTGACCAACAATGGCTACGGTTTCTGCTGCAGCACGCAGGGCTACCCGTTCCCGATCCCCAAGAACGGCACCGAGGTGATGTGGAACCACATCCTGCGCTACAACACCAAGGGCTTCCGCGGCTTCCTCAACATGGCCGCGACCAATGCCGACGGCTCCTACGTGGTGGAGCGCGACTACCTGGAACTGAGCTTCGTCTACAACAATCCCAAGACCACGCCGGACACGCTCAAGGGCATGAACGTCTATGCCCTGACCAAGGTGGTGTCGCCGCCCAACAAGGCCGGCGAGGCGCACCTGCTGCACGTGCCGCTGGACCGCATCAAGGACATGACCGGTGTCTGGGTCTACAACAACAGCGTCGGCCGCGCGCGGCGCATCGGCGAGGTGGGCTACGACAACCCGCTGTTCGACGGCCTGATGACGCACGACCAGATCGACATGTTCAACGGCCCGCTGGACCGCTACACGATCAAGCTGCTGGGCAAGAAGGAGATGATCATCCCCTACAACAGCTACAAGCTGTACGACCCGGCGCTGAAGTACAAGGACATCGTCGGCAAGGGCCACATCAACCAGGACCTGACGCGCTACGAGCTGCACCGCGTCTGGGTGATCGAAGCCGAGGTCAAGGCCGGCTTCTCGCACCGCTACAAGAAGCGCACGTTCTATCTCGACGAGGATTCCTGGATCGTCCATGCCCAGGACATCTACGACGAGCGCAACCAGTTCTGGCGCACCGCCGAGTCGCATTCGATCTGCTTCGCCAACGTGCCGGTGGTGGTCAACGGCGTGCAGGTGCACTACGACCTGCAGTCGCGCCGCTACGTCGCGATCAACCTGACCAACGAGGAAAAGAAGCTGATCGACTACGACTGGGAGGAGAGCCCCGGCTACTTCTCGCCGTCGACACTGAAGAAATTCGCCACCACGTCGCAGAAATGAATCCGGCAGCGGCCGGATTCAAGGCTCGTTAAGCTGGCGTTCAGCCTGGCGAGTTAAGAGAGAATTCAGCTTGTGTTTCATAGGCTAGCAAATGCCAGCCATGAACAAGATACTTGCCCTACTGATCGCCGCCTGCCTGCCGATGACCGCCACCCACGCCGCCGACTCCCCGCGCCCCTACGCCCAGGTGATCAGCAGCCGTCCGGTGTACGGGGAAGTGCGGGTGGCCGAGCGGCATCGCGAATGCGCGCCGCCGGACGAGGCGGTAGCCGAAGATGTGGCGGCCTGCCGTACCGTCACCGCCTGGCGGCTGGAGCAGCGCGTGGAAGGCTACGACGTGCTGTACCACTACGATGGCCGGACCTACAACACCCGCCTGCCCTACGACCCTGGTGAACGCCTGCCGGTGCGCGACCGTAGTCGCGGTGCGGCGATGAGGCTACAGTAGGCCATGCGCGGGGTCACCGCCCTACTGCTGGTACTGCTGGGCAGTCTCGTTGCGGGCGCGGCCACGGCCGAACCCCGGGGAGACCGCCGGTCCATGGAGTTCCGGAGCGACCGGGACCATGGCATGTCCATGCGGGAAGCCGCCGACCGCGCGCAGCGCAAGCACGGCGGACGCGTGCTGGCGATCGACCAGGACGGCTTCGGCGGCTACCGCGTGAAGCTGCTCAAGGACGGCGAAGTCCGCACCGTCCATGTTTCCCCTGAATAACTACAAGACAAAATGCGCGCACTGGTCATCGAGGACGATCCGGCCCTGCAGGCCCAGGTCGTCAACTTCCTCACGGAAGATGGTTTCGCCGTGGACTCCGCTTCCGACGGCGAACAGGGCGGCTACATGGCCGAGGAATACCCGGCCGACGTCGCGATCATCGACCTCGGCCTGCCCAAGGCCAGCGGCCTCGACATCATCCGCCGCGCCCGTGCCGCGGGGCGCAAGTTCCCGATCCTGATCCTGACCGCCCGCGACGGCTGGCAGAGCAAGGTCGAGGGCCTGGAGGCCGGCGCCGACGACTACCTGGTCAAACCCTTCCACCGCGAGGAGTTGCTGGCGCGCGTGCGCGCCCTGCTGCGCCGCAGCGGCGGCTGGGCGCAGGCCAAGATGGAATCCGGCCCCTACCAGCTCGACACCGGCGCCAAGGCCGTGACCGCCGACGGCAAGCCGGTGGAGCTGACCAGCTTCGAGTACCGCGTGCTGGAGTACCTGCTGACGAATGCCGGCAAGGTGATCTCCAAGTCCGAGCTGACCGAGCACCTCTACACCGAGGACGAGGAACGCGACAGCAACGTCATCGAGGTCTTCATCCGCCGCCTGCGCACCAAGCTCGATCCGGAAAGCCACTACAACCCGATCACCACGCTGCGTGGCGCGGGCTATCGCTGGGATCTGCCCAGGGCCTGAGGACGACCGGGTCCTGCGCCGGCCATGATCCGCAACTCCCTGCGCGGCCGCCTGCTCACCGCCTCCGCGCTGGTGCTGACGGCCTTCGTCGCGATCACTGCCTACGCCCTGGACCAGGCCTTCCGCAACAGCCTGCTGCAGGCCGAGAAGGAGAAGCTGCAGGGCCTGGTCTACGCCCTGCTCGGCTCCGCCGCGCCGCGCGAGGACGGCGAACTGAGCATCGCGCTGGATGCGGTGCCGGACCCGCGCCTGCGCCAGCCGCTGTCGGGTCTCGACGCCGCGCTGTTCGACGAGCGCGGCCACGCCGTCTGGAGTTCCGCCGCCTTCCTCGACCTCCCGCAACCGACGCTAGCCGACGTCGGCCAGTGGCAGTTCGAGCGCCTGTCCAACCCCGACGTGTTCTCGCTGAGTTTCGGCCTGCGCTGGATCGACCTGGCGCGCGATCCGCGGCGCTACAGCATCGTCGTGCTGGAGACCACGCAGGGCTACCGCGAGCAGATGGCCACCTTCCGCCGCACACTGTGGGGCTGGCTCGGCGGCACCGCGATGGCGTTGACCGCGATGCTGCTGTTCCTGCAGCGCTGGAGCCTGGCGCCGCTGCTGCGCCTGGGCCGCGAGCTGCAGGAGATCGAGGCCGGCAACCAGGACGAGATCGCCGGTCGTTATCCCGACGAGCTCCGCCCGCTGACGCATGACCTCAACGCCATGATCGTCAACGAGCGCAACCAGCAGTTGCGCTACCGCAACGCCCTGGGCGATCTCGCCCACACGCTCAAGACGCCGCTGGCGGTGCTGTCCGGCATGACCCAGGAGCGCGGACTGAATCCGGTGCAGCGCGAGCAGCTGCAGGAACAGGTCACGCGCATGCAGCGCATCGTCGACCACCAGCTGCGCCGCGCCGCCGCCGCCGGCACGCGCACCCTGAGCAAGCCGCTGCGCGTGCGTCCGCTGATCGAGAAGATCGCCGGCGCACTGACCAAGGTCTACGCCGACAAGAATCCGCGCTTCGACCTGCAGATCACGCCCAATCTCAAGCTGCGCGCCGACCAGGGCGATCTCTACGAACTGATCGGCAACCTGCTCGACAACGCCGCCAAGTACGGCAACGGCCGCGTGCGCGTCAGCAGCCGCGTCGAGGACAAGCACTGCAGCTTCGTGGTGGAAGACGACGGACCGGGCTTCCCGGAAAACCCCGAACTGCTGCTGGAACGGGGTATGCGCGCCGACGACCAGACCCCCGGCCAGGGCATCGGCCTGGCGGCCGTGGCGGAACTGATCAAGGCCTACGAGGGCCACCTGGAGCTGGGGCGCTCGGCATTGCTGGGCGGCGGCAAGGTCACGGCGACCTTGCCGCTGCGGTGAAAGCGGCCGTCTGTAGGGTGCGCGGTGCGCACCCTACGGCTCCTTAGCGTGCCTACAACGGCAAGCGATAGCTCACGCCCAGGAACAGCGTGCTCTCCCACTCCGCGTCCACCAGCGGGCTGTCCTCGATGTCGCTGCCGAGGTAACGCGCGCCGAGCAGGCCGGTCGCGGTCCAGCTGGGTGTGATCGGGTAGATCGCGCTGAAGCCCAGCTGCGGCACTACCACGTTGCCCGGCTCATAGCCGCCGGCAAAGCCTGCTTCGCCCGGCTTGAGGCCGTAGTAGTAGGCAGTGAAGTCCTCGCTCAGCAGGCTGACGCCGATGTTGGGCGCCAGCAGGAAGTCGCCGACGATCGTCGGCCGCGACAGGCGCAGGCCCAGTTCGTAGCCGCCGTGACGGTCCAGCACGTCGAACAGCGCATGGCTGTCCAGCAGCAGGCGCTCGCCCAGCGGCATCGTCACGCCGACCCCGGCCTCGAAGGTGCGCTTGCGCTCGTCGATGGCCAGCGCCGGATCCAGGTCGCCCGACTCCAGGCTGTTCAGGCGGAAATTGCCGAGCAGCGAGACGCGGTAGGCATCCTCGCGCAGGAAGGACCAACCCATCGTCAGGCCCTGCAGGAAGAAATCGCCGTACTGGCCCTGCACGAAGGGGAAGCCGACGACGTCGGCATCGCTGCCCTCGTAGACCTGGTCGAACAGCAGCACGCCGGCGCCGAAGCTGACGTAGTCGCCCTCTGCCGCCAGGGCCGGCAGGCTGCCGGTGGCGAGAAGGACAGCGACAAGACTCTTGTTGATGAATTTCATGGGGTCTCCGTGCCCACCGGCTGCGCGGCGGCGATCAGGAAATGTTCGCGGTAATAGCGCAGCTCCGCGATGGAATCACGCACGTCGTCGAGCGCGAGGTGGGTCGAGGACTTCGAGAAGCCCTTGGAAATGGCCGGCGTCCAGCGCGAACACAGCTCCTTGAGCGTGCTGACGTCGAGATTGCGGTAGTGGAAGTGCCGCTCCAGCTTCGGCATCCAGCGCGCCAGGAAGCGGCGGTCCTGGCAGATCGAGTTGCCGCACATCGGCGACTTGCCCGCCGGCACCCACTGCGCCAGGAACTCCAGGGTCAGGCGCTCGGCCTCGGCGTCGTCGATCAGGCTGTCGCGCACACGCTGCGTCAGGCCCGAGCCGCCGTGCTGCCGCGTGTTCCACTCGTCCATCACGCCCAGGTCTTCATCGCTCTGTTTCACGGCCAGCACCGGGCCTTCGGCAAGTACCTTGAGCTGCTGGTCGGTGACGATGGTGGCGATCTCGATGATGCGGTGACGCTCGGGCACCAGCCCGGTCATCTCGAGGTCGATCCAGATCAGGTTGGAAGCATGGGCAGGCATGTCGGTGGGCGGTTTCGGCGATAATCGGCAGTCTAGTCTAAGGGAGTATCACCATGTCCGACCTCGCGTCCAAGCGCTGCGTATCCTGCGAGGGTGACGCCAAGCCGCTGGACCTGGCCGCCTGCATGAAACTGAAGGAACAGCTGCCCGAGCGCTGGCGCCTGCTGCGCGAGGGCAAGCTGCTCAGCGCCGAGTTCTCGTTCCGCAACTACTACCAGACCACCGCCTTCGTCAACGCCGTGGCCTGGATTGCGCACTCCGAGAACCATCATCCCGACATCGACTTCGGCTACAAGACCGCCAGGGTCAGCTGGTGGACCCACGCGGTGAACGGCCTCACCGAAAACGACTTCATCTGCGCCGCCAAGGTGGAGAAGCTGCTGGTCGAAGCCTAGCCATACTCGTAGGAGCGGCTGTTAGCCGCGATCACCGGTGATCGCGGCTAACAGCCGCTCCTACAGGTCACGGAACGAATCAGACCGGCGTACGGCCCGACATGGCATGCGCCAGCGTGCCGCCATCGACATACTCCAGTTCACCACCCATGGGCACGCCATGGGCGATGCGGCTCACCTTGATGCCCTGCCCGCGCGCCATCTCGGCCAGGTAGTAGGCAGTGGCCTCGCCCTCCACCGTGGGATTGGTGGCGATGATCATTTCCTGCACCTCGCCCGATGCCAGCTGCTCCTGCAGCAGGTCCAGGCCCAGCTCCGCCGGGCCGACGCCGTCCAGCGGCGACAGCCTTCCCATCAGCACGAAATAGCGCCCGCGGTAGGAAGTGCCGCTCTCGATCGCCATCAGGTCGGCCGGCGACTCGAGCACGCAGAGCTGGCCGGTGGAGGCGCGGCTGTCGGCGCAGTAGCGGCAGTGCTCGCCGGCGTCGCAGAACATGCGGCAGCTGGGGCAGCGGCCGATGCCCTCCAGGGCCTCGACCAGGGCCCCGCCGAGCAGCTGCGCGCCCTGACGGTCGCGGTCCAGCAGGTGGAAGGCCATGCGTTGGGCCGACTTGGGGCCGACGCCCGGCAGGCGGCGCAGCGCCTCGATCAGGCGGCTCAGGCGGGGGGAATAGGCGGACATGGGGGCATTTTACCGCGCATTTCCGCAAACCTCCGGGCAACCCAACCCAATGTGTTCCCTCTCCCGCCTGCGGGAGAGGGTGCCTGAAGGGCGGGAGAGGGCTTCTGTAGAACTCAGGCTAGCTTGCGCAGATCGTTCTACAGAAACCCTCTCCCCTACCCCTCTCCCGCAAACGGGAGAGGGGACAGCCATTCAGGCAACCAGCGCCGGCGCGCCCGCCACCGGCTCCGTCTGCCCCGCCGACGACAAGCGATTGCTGCCGTCCTGCGTCGCGAAGGCCGTGCCGAAACTCTCGTCCTCGCTCACCGCATCGATCGTGTCCACGTACCAGAACTCGCCCGTCACCCGCTCCGGCACGATGTCCAGCAGCAGGTAGCCCTTGCGCGCGGTGTCCACGTACTTCATGTGCGGATTGAGCAGGCGCAGCGCCGGTGCCAGCGGGTTGAGCGGCTCCAGGCCCGGCGAGGTCACCGAGGTGCAGACGAACTCGACGGCGCGCGAGCCCTCGCCGCTCAGCGGGTTGTAGACCAGGGGGTTGTTCGGATCGTGCGAGATGTCCATCGCCCAGGAGCTGTGGATGTCGCCGGTCAGCACAACGACGTTGTCCAGGCCCAGGCCCGAGATCAGGTCGAGCACGCGCTGGCGCTCGGCGCGGTAGCCGTCCCACTGGTCGGTATTGATCACCAGGCCGCCGGTGCTGACCAGCGGCAGGCCCTGCAGCAACGACTGCAGCTGCTCCACCGGGATGTTGGTCAGCAGCGACAGCTCCGGCAGGCCCACGCGCAGCTGGCCGAACATCACCTGCTGGCCGAGGAATTTCCACTTCACCCCGGCGGTGGCGGCCAGCGTGGTCGCCAGGAAGTTGCGCTGCGGTTCGCCCAGCAGCTGACGCTCGGCATCGTTGATGCTGCCGGCATCCACCAGGGAGGCCTGCAGGTCGCGCCCGATCAGGCGCGTGTCCAGCATCGTGAACTCGGCCAGATCGCCGTAGCGGAAGCTGCGGTAGATGCGCTCGGGGTTGGCGGCGTCCGGCGTGCGGATCGGCATCCACTCGTGGTAGGCCTGGATCGCCCAGGCCTTGCGCTGGGCCCACTCGCCCTCGGCGCCCTCGGTATGGTTGTTGGCCCCGCCGTTCCAGCTGTTGTCGGCAGTCTCGTGGTCGTCCCAGACCGTGATGAAAGGGTGCTGGCGATGGACCGCCTGCACGTCGGCTTCGCGCTTGTAGTAGGCGTGGCGCGTGCGGTAGTCGGCCAGCGTCAGGATCTCGTGGTCGGGCTCGTAGGGGCGCGCGCTGCCGTACTCGCCGGTGCCGTACTCGTAGATGTAGTCGCCCAGGTGCAGCACCACGT includes these proteins:
- a CDS encoding 4a-hydroxytetrahydrobiopterin dehydratase; translated protein: MSDLASKRCVSCEGDAKPLDLAACMKLKEQLPERWRLLREGKLLSAEFSFRNYYQTTAFVNAVAWIAHSENHHPDIDFGYKTARVSWWTHAVNGLTENDFICAAKVEKLLVEA
- a CDS encoding DUF1329 domain-containing protein, with product MKNSPIFLICALLAGLALPAQAKVPAAEAAKLGKELTPMGAEAAGNAAGTIPAWDGGLPQKPMPRGFNPYAAEKPLYVITAKNVDQYKDLLTEGHRQLFKTFPATYKIPVYPTHRSASYPPWFYEATKKNATTVELTNNGYGFCCSTQGYPFPIPKNGTEVMWNHILRYNTKGFRGFLNMAATNADGSYVVERDYLELSFVYNNPKTTPDTLKGMNVYALTKVVSPPNKAGEAHLLHVPLDRIKDMTGVWVYNNSVGRARRIGEVGYDNPLFDGLMTHDQIDMFNGPLDRYTIKLLGKKEMIIPYNSYKLYDPALKYKDIVGKGHINQDLTRYELHRVWVIEAEVKAGFSHRYKKRTFYLDEDSWIVHAQDIYDERNQFWRTAESHSICFANVPVVVNGVQVHYDLQSRRYVAINLTNEEKKLIDYDWEESPGYFSPSTLKKFATTSQK
- a CDS encoding PepSY domain-containing protein, whose translation is MSMREAADRAQRKHGGRVLAIDQDGFGGYRVKLLKDGEVRTVHVSPE
- the orn gene encoding oligoribonuclease codes for the protein MPAHASNLIWIDLEMTGLVPERHRIIEIATIVTDQQLKVLAEGPVLAVKQSDEDLGVMDEWNTRQHGGSGLTQRVRDSLIDDAEAERLTLEFLAQWVPAGKSPMCGNSICQDRRFLARWMPKLERHFHYRNLDVSTLKELCSRWTPAISKGFSKSSTHLALDDVRDSIAELRYYREHFLIAAAQPVGTETP
- the recR gene encoding recombination mediator RecR, coding for MSAYSPRLSRLIEALRRLPGVGPKSAQRMAFHLLDRDRQGAQLLGGALVEALEGIGRCPSCRMFCDAGEHCRYCADSRASTGQLCVLESPADLMAIESGTSYRGRYFVLMGRLSPLDGVGPAELGLDLLQEQLASGEVQEMIIATNPTVEGEATAYYLAEMARGQGIKVSRIAHGVPMGGELEYVDGGTLAHAMSGRTPV
- a CDS encoding MipA/OmpV family protein; the protein is MKFINKSLVAVLLATGSLPALAAEGDYVSFGAGVLLFDQVYEGSDADVVGFPFVQGQYGDFFLQGLTMGWSFLREDAYRVSLLGNFRLNSLESGDLDPALAIDERKRTFEAGVGVTMPLGERLLLDSHALFDVLDRHGGYELGLRLSRPTIVGDFLLAPNIGVSLLSEDFTAYYYGLKPGEAGFAGGYEPGNVVVPQLGFSAIYPITPSWTATGLLGARYLGSDIEDSPLVDAEWESTLFLGVSYRLPL
- a CDS encoding alkaline phosphatase D family protein, which codes for MSGPRRRSTRRKSGLSRRDFLRRAGSAAAIGALPLLPGCGSSDPRADGGSGNAEFLHGVASGDPLSDRVILWTRVSGVDSSVAVSYELATDPGFANIVRRGQTSTSAARDYTVKVDADGLLPATSYYYRFRAQGQVSPAARTRTAPAGAVERLRVGVVSCSSYAHGYFNAYRKLAQRADIDVVLHLGDYIYEYGTGEYGSARPYEPDHEILTLADYRTRHAYYKREADVQAVHRQHPFITVWDDHETADNSWNGGANNHTEGAEGEWAQRKAWAIQAYHEWMPIRTPDAANPERIYRSFRYGDLAEFTMLDTRLIGRDLQASLVDAGSINDAERQLLGEPQRNFLATTLAATAGVKWKFLGQQVMFGQLRVGLPELSLLTNIPVEQLQSLLQGLPLVSTGGLVINTDQWDGYRAERQRVLDLISGLGLDNVVVLTGDIHSSWAMDISHDPNNPLVYNPLSGEGSRAVEFVCTSVTSPGLEPLNPLAPALRLLNPHMKYVDTARKGYLLLDIVPERVTGEFWYVDTIDAVSEDESFGTAFATQDGSNRLSSAGQTEPVAGAPALVA
- a CDS encoding ATP-binding protein — translated: MIRNSLRGRLLTASALVLTAFVAITAYALDQAFRNSLLQAEKEKLQGLVYALLGSAAPREDGELSIALDAVPDPRLRQPLSGLDAALFDERGHAVWSSAAFLDLPQPTLADVGQWQFERLSNPDVFSLSFGLRWIDLARDPRRYSIVVLETTQGYREQMATFRRTLWGWLGGTAMALTAMLLFLQRWSLAPLLRLGRELQEIEAGNQDEIAGRYPDELRPLTHDLNAMIVNERNQQLRYRNALGDLAHTLKTPLAVLSGMTQERGLNPVQREQLQEQVTRMQRIVDHQLRRAAAAGTRTLSKPLRVRPLIEKIAGALTKVYADKNPRFDLQITPNLKLRADQGDLYELIGNLLDNAAKYGNGRVRVSSRVEDKHCSFVVEDDGPGFPENPELLLERGMRADDQTPGQGIGLAAVAELIKAYEGHLELGRSALLGGGKVTATLPLR
- a CDS encoding response regulator transcription factor translates to MRALVIEDDPALQAQVVNFLTEDGFAVDSASDGEQGGYMAEEYPADVAIIDLGLPKASGLDIIRRARAAGRKFPILILTARDGWQSKVEGLEAGADDYLVKPFHREELLARVRALLRRSGGWAQAKMESGPYQLDTGAKAVTADGKPVELTSFEYRVLEYLLTNAGKVISKSELTEHLYTEDEERDSNVIEVFIRRLRTKLDPESHYNPITTLRGAGYRWDLPRA